In a single window of the Elaeis guineensis isolate ETL-2024a chromosome 8, EG11, whole genome shotgun sequence genome:
- the LOC105049936 gene encoding heavy metal-associated isoprenylated plant protein 47 has product MKKQIVIKVQMNCDKCRSKAMQLAASVDGVDSIKVDGEDKNQLVVVGEGVDPVILTRILRKNIGHSDIVKVGEMKKGDEEKKSEEPKIEPIAWCHYTPARTVVVQDMAYGSGGCSIM; this is encoded by the exons ATGAAG AAGCAAATTGTGATCAAGGTGCAGATGAACTGCGATAAGTGCCGGAGCAAGGCTATGCAATTGGCTGCATCAGTAGATG GCGTCGATTCTATTAAGGTAGATGGGGAGGACAAGAACCAGTTGGTGGTTGTCGGAGAAGGTGTCGATCCTGTTATCTTGACACGCATTTTGAGGAAGAACATAGGCCATTCTGACATAGTTAAAGTGGGGGAAATGAAGAAAGGTGATGAAGAAAAGAAATCGGAGGAACCAAAGATTGAGCCTATTGCATGGTGCCATTACACCCCAGCTCGGACGGTGGTAGTGCAGGATATGGCTTATGGATCCGGTGGTTGTTCCATCATGTAA